One stretch of Cygnus olor isolate bCygOlo1 chromosome 1, bCygOlo1.pri.v2, whole genome shotgun sequence DNA includes these proteins:
- the LOC121063776 gene encoding translation initiation factor IF-2-like isoform X4 gives MPLPHCGCPYPGQDSPPQQTRVKEKKREGKGREGKEEEGPPPPPRNQLGARNPTGTSWGAPFASGPAYKPRCRRRCSRVSLLAASYAPLYVTASRGKWRPLSPPSPCTGLTRPAWQGQGYQGEAKQPPFCLWAAARSAPAEPSVSILQTGSRLGAAEGAERGIAKTPSSAASPPPTSAPASSSRPACRSAVPILGGSQPEGALWPGLLARVLPVVARNGGRRLGDLYQGG, from the exons ATGCCGCTGCCCCACTGCGGATGTCCCTACCCTGGGCAGGACTCACCCCCTCAGCAGACTCgggtgaaagaaaagaaaagggaagggaagggaagggaaggaaaggaagaggagggccccccccctccccccaggaACCAGCTCGGCGCACGGAACCCTACGGGGACCAGCTGGGGAGCGCCTTTTGCCTCAGGACCTGCGTACAAaccccgctgccgccgccgctgctcCCGTGTCTCCCTCCTTGCAGCCTCCTACGCTCCCCTCTATGTCACTGCCTCTCGGGGAAAATGGCGTCcgctctcccctccctccccctgcacGGGGCTTACCCGCCCCGCCTGGCAGGGGCAGGGTTACCAAGGCGAAGCCAAACAGCCGCCATTTTGCTTGTGGGCTGCTGCGCGCTCGGCGCCCGCTGAGCCCTCAGTGTCCATTTTACAAACAGGCTCACGGCTGGGCGCGGCCGAGGGAGCGGAGCGAGG GATCGCTAAAACTCCGTCCTCGGCTgcttctcccccccccacctccgcCCCGGCTTCCTCCTCACGTCCGGCATGCCGCTCGGCCGTACCTATCCTTGGCGGATCTCAACCCGAGGG GGCGCTATGGCCGGGGCTGCTCGCTCGGGTTCTGCCTGTTGTTGCGCGAAATGGCGGCCGGCGTCTTG